The window GTACCGGCGGAGAAAACGAACCGGTCGGCTCCGGCGTCGCCGGTCAGGGTGTCGGCGCCAGCCCCGCCGTCGATAGTGTCGTCACCCGTACCGCCAATTAGGGTGTCATTCCCAGCAAGCCCAGAGATGCCATCGTCCTCGCTTGAGCCAGTGATCGAATCGCCGGCGGGCGTACCCACGAAATTTCCTTCAACATCGGAGACAGTGATCGAGAAAATCTCATCGTATGTCAGACCACCGTTGTCGGTCAC is drawn from bacterium and contains these coding sequences:
- a CDS encoding calcium-binding protein, whose amino-acid sequence is VTDNGGLTYDEIFSITVSDVEGNFVGTPAGDSITGSSEDDGISGLAGNDTLIGGTGDDTIDGGAGADTLTGDAGADRFVFSAGTGTDGDVISDFSDGEDLIDLTSFGLSNVGDLTIMNDGGGNAVITLPSGDSITVTGVDQSALTDSDFVF